In the Granulosicoccus antarcticus IMCC3135 genome, ATAGGGCTGATCCAGTCGATGTGCCGTTGCTGTCAACTCACGTTCGTGGGCCTGCCTCCTGGAACCACGGATTGGTACGCGGCCCCGAGCTTAGAATTCGGGTTTCAATCCATTCACCACCGCGAATATGGTTACCGCGTTGCAGCTCGGCCCACAACTCCACTTCACTCTTGCCCGGCTGAAGTATGGCCTGCATCTCGGCAATGCCCGCTTCACAACTGGCAATGGCGCAGCGCATGGCATTGATCTCATTTGAATTTTTTATCTTTCTGGCATGTTCGCTCACTTCCTGACCACTGCGCACCTCAATGCCCAGCTTCTCCAGTGCTCGCACGCCAATGAAATCCATGCGATCAACCGCGAGACGACGATTGTCGCCTGCGTGCTGGCGCATCAGATCGTCAACAACGTCAGCAAATTGCGCGGCATGTTCCTCTGAGCGATCACCCGACTCAAAATAGAAGAATGACGCGCCATGACGCACTTCCTTAACCAGAGGCAAGTGGGCGCTCAAATGCTCGCAGGTATGAAAATCCCACAACACCATGTAGCCACTGGCAGAAACGAAGCAGGCACGACAAGGATTATGGGTGGCCCATAGCTGCATATTAGTGCTGTCAGTCGCGTAACGAATGTTGAGCGGATCAAACATCAACAGTCCTGCGTAGTCACGAGCCTGTAACTCACCAACCAGCCTGGACAGACGGTATTCGCGCAGCTCAACCAGATTGGGTGGCTGGAGTCCCAATGCTGCCCATTCCTCAAAGGCAATATCAGAGGGGCCCGTCTCGACACGATCGGCGAGGTTGGGCGATCCATCCGGCAGTAGATCGTTCACAGTGACACGGCGCCGGGTGGGGTCTATCTTACGAATGAGGGGTGAGTATGGCGCACTGGCTACTGTCGGGATAACAAATGTCATGACCCTGGTCTCAAGAAGGATAGATGCGAGTTCAACTCGCCATATCACTCAACGGAATGGGCTCGGCATTGACGAACAGTTCTGCCTGCGAGCGTGATAACTCCCAATGGTCAAGCGTGACAGCCACGGCCTGCTCGGCATCTCCCTTATCGATGGCTTCCAGCATTTGATCATGTTGCTCAACAGCCAGCTTCAGTCGATTTCCTACCTTTGCGTTTTTTCTGTCATAGAAGGTATGCGCAATTCGTGCATGATCGACGAGCAGGCGCTGGAGGCTGATGGACAGATAACGGTTGTCAGCCATCTCACCGACCAGTGAATGAAAGCGATCGTTGAAATAAACCAGATCCTTGACCACGATCTTGTTCGCAGCCTGACGAAATCGCCCCTGCACCAATTTGAGTTCCTTCAACTGTACCGAAGTTGCGTTTTCCACAGCGAGCCTGGATATAGCAGAATAGATCATGGGAGCCGTCTGGAAGAATTCCTTCAGAGTCTTGTGATCCATGGGTGAAACATGGGCTCCCCGGTTATCGACAATGTCGATATACCCCTCTCCGGCCAGTTGCCGGAAAACATCCCGTAAAGGGGTCCTGGAAAGCCCGTACTCCTTACTGATCGACACTTCATCGAGATCGATGCCAGGCGCCAGATCCAGAGTCAGAATTCTGCGTTTGAGATCCAGATACAGCTTTTCCTTGTTACTTGTGCTGACCTTGTTCAATTTGTTCTCCGCAACAAGGGGCTTGCCAACGTCTCCGGCTGCTCACTGACTCGATTCTTCAGAGTCGTCGTATACCACTCGACAAACTGGATGACGCCGCTCTCATGCATGGCAGAATAAGGACCAGGCTCGTAGGCGGTCGACAGCACACCCTCCTGGCAATTCTCCACAACACGCTTGTCTTCCGAATTGGTATCCATCCAGACCTTAGTCAGATTCTCAAGCGAATAGTCTCGCCCTTCCTCAGCGTCCTTGTGCACCAGCCATTTGGTAGAGACTTCGGTTTGCGTTGGGCTGATCGGCGTCACCCGGAACAGTATGGTGTGATCCGACAGGAAGTGATTCCAGGTTGCCGGGTAATGGAACATCAGCAATGCTCCGGCATTTTTAAAAGAAAAATTACTCAGAGGCGGAGTCACGGCAACCTTGCCAGACATGGTGTAACTTTCCGCATCCCCAACCAGTGGTGTACGAACGTAGCGCCATGTGCCTGTATCATCAACCATATACTTCGAAGGTGCACCCGCCGCTTCACAACGAGCGATGTACTCAAGCGTCTCTGCATCCAGCCCCGTGTCATCACTGTTACCAATCACCGCCGGGTTGTCCAGAAAGGTGCGACACAGCGATGGGTGATTGCCGGAACAGTGGTAGCACTCCCGATTGTTTTCGAGCACCAATTTCCAGTTTCCCTCCTCAATGATCGTGCTTTCATGGGCGACCTTGGCATCAGCCAGACCATGAGGCGCCAGATACCGCGCAGACTGCTCGGCGAACTGATCAAAGTCCGGAGCTTGTGCGGCAAGGCAGATGAACACAAGGCCGCTGGCTTCACGACAATGAACGGGTTTCAGTCCATGTTGTGACGGATCAAAATCATCCCCCATGTCCCGGGCGAACAGCAGGCGACCGTCCAGTTCGTAGGTCCACTGGTGATAGGCACAAACCAGCTTGGGCGACGTTCCTTTTGCAGCGCTGCACAACGTAGAGCCGCGATGCCGACAAACATTATGAAACGCCCTGATCTCGCCATCAGCTCCCCGCACGATGATGACTGAAGTGCGCCCTATCTTGTGAGTGACATAGTTGCCGGTCTCGGGTATTTCGCACGCCGGTATTGCAAACAACCAATCCCTGTGAAAGATCATCTGCATATCCAGGTCAAAGAAAGCTGGATCGTTATAGAACTCCTGCGGCAGTGAATAGCCTGGCACCGAGGACTCTAATAGAGCAAGTATGTCAGTACGTAACATGAGTGAAAAACTCCACAAATTTAAAAAACAGGTTTAAAGAAAGATCCGCTAAGGGCTCGTATCCTTCTATCAGCATGAGATATCTCTTTTCATCGCATGACTACATACTATATGTATAATATATGTATACATCATTTTTTCAAATATCTCAAGAAACGTAAACCCCTACCCGGCCGATCAATATTCTTGTGGACGGCCGATCCAGCTCCTGAGCCCTCAATAAAGAGTGTCTGAACGCCGATGAAATTTGAAGGTATCTACACGCCGGTGATAACGCCGAGCGACACATTGGGACGTATCGACTATCCCGCATTGGAGAAACTCCTCGAACACCTGATCGCCAGTGGTGTACACGGTGTGATTTCCGGAGGGTCAACGGGTGAGAACTACTCACAGACCGTCGAGGAGAGGCTCAGTCTGGCCAGGTTTACACGCGAAGTACTGGGAGACAGAATCCCGTTGATCGTTGGCACCGGCACTATGCGCACGCCAGACTCGATAGCGCTTGCCGAAGGTGCAGCCGAAATGGGTGCCGACGCGATTCTTCTGGGAACGCCTCCGTATTCGGTACCAACGGAGCGCGAGAATGCATTGAATGCACTAGCCATTGACCGTGCTGCCAATCTTCCCATTGTTCTCTATAACTACCCGGGCAGAATGGGCGTGAGCATGGGCGAGGAATTTCTCGACCGTGTTGGCAGCTCCAGCAATGTGTGTGCAATCAAGGAAAGCTCCGGTGACATCAATCGCGTGCACCTGCTGGCACGTGACTATCCGCATATCCAGATGTCATGCGGCATGGACGATCAGGCATTGGAATTCTTTGCCTGGGGAGCTCGTAGCTGGATTTGCGCAGGCTCCAACTTCCTGCCCAAAGAGCACATCGCTCTGTATGAAATCTGTGCAAATCAGGGTGACTTCACCACTGGACGAAAAATCATGAGCGCAATGATGCCCCTGATGCGCGTCCTGGAGCAAGGCGGTAAATTCATTCAGTGCGTCAAATACGGCGTGGAAATGGCAGGCTTTCATACCGGCCCCATGCAGCCACCTTTAAAAGGTTTGAACAAGGATGAAAAGCGCCAGATGGAACAGGTAGTACGCGTGCTCAAAAACACCATTAACAACATCCAGGCGGGGGAATAAACCATGTCGACTCTATTGACACACTCCGAGTACGTAGCAATTGCCAAGTCGCTGACGCTGCCACAGAACGCCTTTATCAACAACGGCTATCGCCCTGCCATCTCCGGCAAAACGTTTGACACCACCAACCCTGCAACTGGCGACCTACTGACGCAGGTGGCGGCCTGCAACACAGAAGATGTGGATCTTGCGGTGGAAAAAGCCCGAGAAGCTTTCGATGATGGGCGCTGGTCCAGACTGGCGCCAGCGCAGCGTAAGGAAATCCTGATTCGACTGAGCAAACTGCTGGCCGACAACATCCATGAGCTGGCTGTGCTGGAAAGTCTCGACAGTGGCAAAACCATTCAGGATTGCGAGATGGTCGATCTGCCTGACACCATCGCCTGCATCAAGTGGCATGCCGAAGCCATCGACAAGCTCTATGATCAGGTCAGCCCTGCTTCGGATGATCATATAGCGATGATCGTGCGACAAGCGATAGGCGTAGTCGGACTTGTATTACCCTGGAACTTCCCCCTGTTGATGCTGGCATGGAAAATAGGCCCAGCTCTGGCAGCTGGTTGTTCAGTGGTCATCAAACCCGCTGAGGAAACATCATTGAGTGCCTTGCGTGTTGCCGAGCTGGCTCGTGATGCAGGCCTGCCCGCTGGTGTCTTGAATATTGTCACGGGAACGGGCGTCGATGTCGGTGAGCCTATCGGACGGCATCCTGACATCGATATGGTCTCGTTTACCGGCTCAACGGAGACTGGCAGACGCTTCCTGAAATATTCGGCAGAGTCGAACCTGAAGGAAGTCGTATTGGAGATGGGCGGCAAGAACCCTTGCATTGTCATGGATGATGCCGAAGATCTGGATGTTGTAGCCTCGCATGTTGTCAATGGCGCTTTCTGGAACATGGGTGAAAACTGCTCAGCCTCCTCACGTCTTATCGTACACAAGGACATCAAGGACTCCTTACTGGACAAAATCAAGGCGCATTTGCGTGAATGGAAAGTAGGAGATCCACTGAACCCTGACACGCGTGTTGGACCTCTGGTATCGAAAGAGCATTACAGCAAGGTGTCAGGCTATGTGCAGCAGGCAGCATCCGACAATATTCTGGTTGGCGGAAAAAGCAGCAACGGCACCCATATAGAACCCACCATTGTCGAATCAAGCGGTAGTGACGACCCTCTTTGCAACGAAGAGATCTTTGGCCCGGTACTCAGCGTCATCACGATCAGCAGTTTCGATGAGGCTATCAGTATTGCCAACAACACACCCTATGGTTTATCTGCGGCATTGTTCACCGCCAATGGCAAACGTGCATTGCGTGGCGCACGTGCACTGAACGCCGGCACCGTCACCATCAACAGCTTTGGTGAAGGCGATGTCAGCACACCCTTTGGTGGGTTCAAGCAATCTGGATTCGGTGGACGCGACAAATCGATCCATGCACATGATCAGTACACCCAGTTGAAAACCATCTGGATCGATCTGTCTGACAATGAAATAGAGTCGGTCAGTTGACCAGCTTCACCGCCAGTCGCCTTCCTAACCAGCCGGGACCCGCCGGCTGGAACTGCTTGCTGCCAGAAGCTCTGGCAGCACGGATACTGGAGCAAAGCGTCACGGCGGATGTAGCCATCATAGGCGCCGGCTTTGCCGGGCTTTCGGCAGCTCGTCGTTTGCTGCAGATCGACCCCTGCCTGAAAGTTGTCGTGCTGGAAGCTGGCCGCGTCGCACAAGGGCCGGCCGGGCGCAACTCAGGCTTCATGATCGATCTTCCCCATGATCTTTCATCAGATACCTATGTTGCAGAAGGCACTGCTGACGACACTCGTCAGATTTCTCAGAATCGTCAAGCGATCCGGTTTGCAGCCAGTGCTGCTGAAGAATACGCTCTTACAGCTGATACCTTCAATCCCTGTGGAAAGATCAACGCTGCGGCTACCCTCAAAGGTGAGAAACTCAATCAAGACTACGCCCGTCATCTGGCAGTCTTGAATGAGCCACACGAATGGCTGGATACTGCAGCATTGGTAGATCTCACGGGTAGTCACTATTATCGATCAGGGCTGTTCACTCCAGGCACTGTCATGCTGCAACCTGCTGGCTACATTCGAGGCTTGGCCAACGGCTTGCAGTTCACACACCCGACAGCCTTCAGCCTTTTCGAAAATAGTCCGGTTATCCGCATCGTTGGCAATGAACCTGGCTGGACACTGGAATGCCCGACAGGCAAAGTCATTGCTGACAAGGTCATCCTGGCCAACAACGGTCATGCCGAAAGCTTCGGCTTCTTCCAGAATAGGCTCTTGCATGTATTCACCTATGCAACCATGACAAAGCCATTTGCGCGTAATGCACTAGCCGGTAATCAGCAATGGGGCATTATCCCGGCGGATCCAATGGGCACGACCGTGCGTAGAATCAATGACGGTGATGCCAGTCGACTGGTGATACGCACACGATTTACCTACAATCCATCCATGCAGGTCAGCCCTCGGGAAGTGGCAGACGCTGCACAGCTATGCCGGAAAAAATACGACGCTCGCTTTCCAGACCTGAAAACAGTTGACATGCAATATGAATGGGCTGGACATCTTTGCCTGAGCTGGAACGGCGTTCCTGCTCATGGAGAGATAGAAAAAGGTATTTTTTCAGCGGTTTGCCAGAACGGTCTTGGTACCGCAAAGGGCACAATATCCGGCATATCCGCCGCCGAAATGGCTTGCGGAGTCGACACCGAGATTACCCGCTCCCTGGCAACCATGGACGAACCTCGACGACTTCCGCCAGCACCATTGACAACCCTGGGGGCCCGAACCACCTTGAAATGGAAGGAATGGCGGGCAAGCAGGGAGTGATAGACAGACAGACAGACAGGCACCTTGCAGTAGAGAAGTGAAAAAGTAGAAACAAAAAATCCGCAGCCTGAAGAAGACTGCGGAAGTTTTAACGAGCAACGATCAGTAATACCGTTGTTACAGCAAGGCCCTACTTGTCCCGAAGACTATCTCGATACAAGGCCTTGGTCAGCGATATGACCATGAGCCCCATGATGACGGTGAATGGCAAGGCTGCGATGATCATCGCACTCTTCAGTGCATCCAACCCTCCACCACCGGCTATCAGCAAGGTACCAATGACAAATGTCAACAGGACACCCCAGATGATTCGGTGCTTGACGCCCGTCTCTGCGCTCCCGCCTGACATGATCGTGTTCATGACCAGGATGCCCGAATCTGCTGATGTCACCAGAAATGTCAAGATCAACACCACGCACATGATAGTGATACCGGACAACAGGCCTCCCGACAGCATCACTTCAAGTGTTGCAAACAGTTTGGCGGTTACTGAGGCTGCAATGATTGACCCCTGAGCGACACCTGACAATTCAAGATCAATTGCCGTTCCACCCAGTATGGTCATCCAGGCAAAACAGACCAGCGATGGTGCAATCACGGCACCGAGGATAAACTCCCGTACTGAGCGCCCCTTGGAAATGCGCGCCAGGAACAGGCCAACGAACGGTGAAAACGCAATCCACCACGCCCAGTAGAATGTGGTCCAACCAGATTGCCAGCCAAACAGCCGCCCATCTGCGCCTGCCGCATAGAGACCTGCCGCCAATTCATCAGGACTTTCCAGCGCACTAACCGACTCCGGCAAAGCCTCACTGAAACTTGCAAGAGAACCCCAGGGATCGATACTGGCCGCAAACACAGCCGCCTGATCAGCCGCAGGCAAAGAGCCGATGGCCGACGGTGCTGTCGCCAGAAATCCCTCAAGCGTCTCAGGCCCGTACGATTCAAAAGACAAAGACAGGAAATGCAGAATGTAATCGAATAGTGCAGTGGCGTACGTTGTCATGGCAAACACGAAGGAGCCGAACACCACGAACACAAGCAACAAGACCAGCGACAGAACCAGATTGAGATTGGACAAGTACTTGACGCCACGCCCCACACCAGAAACAGCAGAGAGTATGGACAGCGTCATGACGACACAGAGTGCGGCGATCAAACCAACCTTGCTTGGTGCCGGCGTCTCTTCACCATTCATCAACCACTCCATGCCACTGATGGCATATATCCCGTCGACCAACTGGCTCACGCCAAAACCTATAGTGACTGACACCCCCAGGATGGTGGCCAGAACACCCAGAACATCGATGATATGACCTATAAAACCGTTGGCAAAACGTCCCAGAACAGGCGTCAGAGCAGAACGGATGGTCAAGGGCATGTCTCGCGTATAGGCATAGTAGGCCAGTGCCAGACCTGTAACGACATAGATTGCCCAGGCGTGAAACCCATAATGCAGGAAGGTGTAACGATAGGCCGAGGTCAGGGCGGCCTCTGTATTGCCTTCAACACCCCCGGCGACCGTGATGGGGTTCGATCCCCACAAACCCATCGGCTCTGCCGTGGCATAAACCATCAGCCCCACACCCAGGCCAGCACCGAACATCATCGAGAACCACGAGAAGTTGCTGAACTCCGGAGGCTCTCCTTCAGGCCCGAGCAACCGCTTGCCCGAAGAGGGAATAATGGCAACAGCAAAAAGAAACAAGGCAAAAATTCCGACAGAAATAATATAGAAGCTATTGAAGCCTTTCAGAAGGTACCAGTTCAGATCGGATAGCGTGCCGCTCGCGCTCAGGGGCCAGACCAGTGCCCAGATCACTAGAAGAGTAATGCTGATCTTGCTGATCAGCGCAATGGGCAAACTGTAGCCTTCATAGAACCCTGAGGGCGCCTTGTGAATAACGACGTCGGTAAACGGTGGTTTTACAGCCATGCTTCGACCTCCCTTGTTTCAAAGAGTATACATATTGTATTATGACGGCCAATTCCGCAAGAACTATCAGTGGAGAGATCCCCGCCGCTATCAAGGTCACTACATCCTTGTATTCAGTGATACCTGCATACCACTCATTGATGCATTCAGATCCGCTGCGCGCCATCTCGAGCCAAACTGCCCCGATCCTCGACTATCCAGCCTGACCACGCAGGCCCATTGTCATGACGCGTGAATTCTTCACGAGTGAGGCACCTACCGAATCATCGCCTTCCGAGACAGGAATGAATTCGCTATGGATTTCGGTGTACGGCCTATCCGCACTGAAACGTCACCAACTTTACCTAAACTGCAAAACAAGCGATCCTGCCCGCAAACTGATGTCTGTTACGCTCCGGTGTTTCCTGTAAACAGCGTTCGTGAACCAACGGGCAGCGCGGATTAAAACTGCAACCTGCCGGTGGATCAATCGGACTCGGAATTTCACCGGTCATGGCGGGACGATCCCGTACCGGGTTTGCCAGGTTGGGAATAGTGTCCAACAACAGGCGGGTATAAGGATGCAAGGGATTGTCGAATAGCTCCTGCTTGGGCGCAATTTCCACTATCTTGCCCAGATACATGACTGCAATAACATCAGCCATATGCCTGACAACCGACAGATCATGACTGATAAACAGATACGTCAAGCCATACTCTTTCTGCAGATTTTTCATCAAATTGAGAATCTGGGCCTGAACGGACACATCCAGCGCAGACGTCGGCTCATCACACACAAGAAACTCGGGCTCTCCTGACAGCGCTCTGGCAATCGAAATACGCTGACGCTGCCCACCCGAGAATTCATGCGGGTATTTGGAACCATCACCACTGCTCAGCCCCACCGTCTCAAGCAGTTCATTAACCCGGCGAGCAACATCGGGTCTGGACATGCCCGGCTTGAGCGTTCTCAATGGTTCAGCAATGATGCGCGACACCCGCCATCTGGGATTCAGGCTTGCATAGGGATCCTGAAAAATCATCTGCACTCGTGACAAATCCCCTCGATACACAATCTGCCCATCAGTCGGTGTCTGCAACCCGGTCGCCAGTTTGGCCACCGTGGACTTCCCACAACCACTTTCCCCTACTAACGCCAGGGTCTGACCTTTTTCAATAGAAAAATCCACACCTGCAACAGCATTCAGAAACTGTCGCGGCCGACGCTCCAGCACGCGATTAAGCCAGGGGGCTGAGACGTCGTAACTTCTTCTCAGCTCAACAGCTTCAATGAGCGGTAGTTCGTTCATGGCTTACTCTCATTATCGACGGACCAACAGGCAACCCCTGAGCGTGACAACTCAGGAACTTCAACAAGACAACGATCCATGCGCCGGTTGCAGCGTGGATTGAAAGAGCATCCGTCGGGTATATCAGTTAATCGCGGCATATTGCCTGGAATCTGGGAGAGCTCTTGCACATCACCGATCAGACTGGGTATTGCGCCCATTAACCCTACGGTGTAAGGATGCCGTGGCGCCTTGATCACAGCCTCGACCTGTCCGATTTCTGCAAGTCTGCCGGCATACATGACGGCCACCCGATCGGCGGTCTCGGCAATGACCCCCATATCGTGCGTGACCAGCATGACTGCCATGCCACGCTCCTTGCACAGGCGCTTGAGCAAACCGGTAATCTGCGCCTGTATGGACACATCCAATGCAGTTGTCGGTTCATCGGCAATGATCAAATCGGGTTCGGCACACAAGGCCAGAGCAATAACGACGCGCTGGCGCATGCCACCAGAGAACTGATGTGGGTAATGATCTATCCTCACCTGTGGCGCGGGTATTCCCACCTCATGCATCAGATCCAGTGCACGCTGACGGGCACCGTTTTTATCGATCGTCAGGTGCTGCCTGATGGTCTCAACCAACTGATCTCCGACAGTAAACAACGGGTTCAGGCTAGTCAGCGGATCCTGAAAGATCGCGGCCATGCGACGGCCCCGCAAGACACGTAGCTCGTCCTCGGCCATTTGGTCAATACGCTGGCCTGATAACCATATCTCGCCCTGAGCAATCCGACCCGGCGGCTCCAACAGCCCCAGAACCGCCATGCCTGTCATGGATTTTCCTGCACCGCTTTCGCCGACGATTCCCAGTATCTCGCCGCGCCTGATGGACAGCGAGACGCCATCAACGGCCGTCAGCACTCCCTTTCTCGTCGGAAACTCGACTCGCAAGTCCTCGACGACCAGAACGTTGTCAGTCATGCTATTCAGCTCGCGGGTAGCTTGTCGAAAATATGTCATCCACCGGCGGATGGTTCAGTGTCCGTTCCGGGTAGAGTGAAATGATCTTGTCGAACTGCTGCTGTGCCTGCACCCAGTCCGCATCGTTATCCACACCCGGAATCTCCCCGTCAACCAGAACATGTCGGCCATGGATGAAGACATTGCTGACATCCCGACCACTGCAGCCGGTCATCAGGCTTTGTACCGGGTCAGGCCCGCATAAACTGCGGTCCAGCTTGATGACAATGATATCGGCGCACGCTCCTGACTCAAGCTTGCCCAAATCAGGGCGTTTCAAAGCCGTAGCACCTCCCAGAGTAGCCGCATCGAACAGACTCTCACTTCGACAGCTTTCAACACCTGCGCTGTCTGCGGCACGATTCATGATGACGCCTTGTTGCAGATTCTGAATCATGTCAGGTGGCCAGGTATCGGTTCCCATGGCCAGCTTCATGCCACGGGCCTTGTAACTCATGAAGGAGTCAAGTGTGCTGCCATGTCGAGCCGATACCAGTGGACAATGCACAACTGTTACGCCGGCCTCCACGGCCAGCTCAATATCCGTATCGGTCATATGCACCCCGTGTGGCAGCAAGCAACCATCGGATAGAAAATTCAGCTTATCCAGCCACTCGATGGGTGTACTACCATGCATCTGCTGAATTAGCGCCAGCTCCGTCGATGACTGACAACAGTGCAACCTCACCGGTACGTTCAAGCGTTTGGCAGTCTCTGAGGTTCTTTTCAGAAGCTCAGCGGTACAGGTCTCAATACGATCCGGAGCCAACATGCCTCTGAGCAGCGGGCTGTCATTGTCCTCCATACGCTGGGCAAAGGCTGCAGCCGCCTCAAGCTCTGCCAGGCCTCGCTCTTCATCAAACTCGGCTACTACCTGGCCATTACTTTCCACCACCTGATTGCCGGTCCGATAAGCAGGCCCCAGATAAAC is a window encoding:
- a CDS encoding aromatic ring-hydroxylating oxygenase subunit alpha — protein: MLRTDILALLESSVPGYSLPQEFYNDPAFFDLDMQMIFHRDWLFAIPACEIPETGNYVTHKIGRTSVIIVRGADGEIRAFHNVCRHRGSTLCSAAKGTSPKLVCAYHQWTYELDGRLLFARDMGDDFDPSQHGLKPVHCREASGLVFICLAAQAPDFDQFAEQSARYLAPHGLADAKVAHESTIIEEGNWKLVLENNRECYHCSGNHPSLCRTFLDNPAVIGNSDDTGLDAETLEYIARCEAAGAPSKYMVDDTGTWRYVRTPLVGDAESYTMSGKVAVTPPLSNFSFKNAGALLMFHYPATWNHFLSDHTILFRVTPISPTQTEVSTKWLVHKDAEEGRDYSLENLTKVWMDTNSEDKRVVENCQEGVLSTAYEPGPYSAMHESGVIQFVEWYTTTLKNRVSEQPETLASPLLRRTN
- a CDS encoding NAD(P)/FAD-dependent oxidoreductase: MTSFTASRLPNQPGPAGWNCLLPEALAARILEQSVTADVAIIGAGFAGLSAARRLLQIDPCLKVVVLEAGRVAQGPAGRNSGFMIDLPHDLSSDTYVAEGTADDTRQISQNRQAIRFAASAAEEYALTADTFNPCGKINAAATLKGEKLNQDYARHLAVLNEPHEWLDTAALVDLTGSHYYRSGLFTPGTVMLQPAGYIRGLANGLQFTHPTAFSLFENSPVIRIVGNEPGWTLECPTGKVIADKVILANNGHAESFGFFQNRLLHVFTYATMTKPFARNALAGNQQWGIIPADPMGTTVRRINDGDASRLVIRTRFTYNPSMQVSPREVADAAQLCRKKYDARFPDLKTVDMQYEWAGHLCLSWNGVPAHGEIEKGIFSAVCQNGLGTAKGTISGISAAEMACGVDTEITRSLATMDEPRRLPPAPLTTLGARTTLKWKEWRASRE
- a CDS encoding ABC transporter ATP-binding protein; the protein is MNELPLIEAVELRRSYDVSAPWLNRVLERRPRQFLNAVAGVDFSIEKGQTLALVGESGCGKSTVAKLATGLQTPTDGQIVYRGDLSRVQMIFQDPYASLNPRWRVSRIIAEPLRTLKPGMSRPDVARRVNELLETVGLSSGDGSKYPHEFSGGQRQRISIARALSGEPEFLVCDEPTSALDVSVQAQILNLMKNLQKEYGLTYLFISHDLSVVRHMADVIAVMYLGKIVEIAPKQELFDNPLHPYTRLLLDTIPNLANPVRDRPAMTGEIPSPIDPPAGCSFNPRCPLVHERCLQETPERNRHQFAGRIACFAV
- a CDS encoding aldehyde dehydrogenase, which gives rise to MSTLLTHSEYVAIAKSLTLPQNAFINNGYRPAISGKTFDTTNPATGDLLTQVAACNTEDVDLAVEKAREAFDDGRWSRLAPAQRKEILIRLSKLLADNIHELAVLESLDSGKTIQDCEMVDLPDTIACIKWHAEAIDKLYDQVSPASDDHIAMIVRQAIGVVGLVLPWNFPLLMLAWKIGPALAAGCSVVIKPAEETSLSALRVAELARDAGLPAGVLNIVTGTGVDVGEPIGRHPDIDMVSFTGSTETGRRFLKYSAESNLKEVVLEMGGKNPCIVMDDAEDLDVVASHVVNGAFWNMGENCSASSRLIVHKDIKDSLLDKIKAHLREWKVGDPLNPDTRVGPLVSKEHYSKVSGYVQQAASDNILVGGKSSNGTHIEPTIVESSGSDDPLCNEEIFGPVLSVITISSFDEAISIANNTPYGLSAALFTANGKRALRGARALNAGTVTINSFGEGDVSTPFGGFKQSGFGGRDKSIHAHDQYTQLKTIWIDLSDNEIESVS
- a CDS encoding ABC transporter ATP-binding protein, encoding MTDNVLVVEDLRVEFPTRKGVLTAVDGVSLSIRRGEILGIVGESGAGKSMTGMAVLGLLEPPGRIAQGEIWLSGQRIDQMAEDELRVLRGRRMAAIFQDPLTSLNPLFTVGDQLVETIRQHLTIDKNGARQRALDLMHEVGIPAPQVRIDHYPHQFSGGMRQRVVIALALCAEPDLIIADEPTTALDVSIQAQITGLLKRLCKERGMAVMLVTHDMGVIAETADRVAVMYAGRLAEIGQVEAVIKAPRHPYTVGLMGAIPSLIGDVQELSQIPGNMPRLTDIPDGCSFNPRCNRRMDRCLVEVPELSRSGVACWSVDNESKP
- a CDS encoding BCCT family transporter encodes the protein MAVKPPFTDVVIHKAPSGFYEGYSLPIALISKISITLLVIWALVWPLSASGTLSDLNWYLLKGFNSFYIISVGIFALFLFAVAIIPSSGKRLLGPEGEPPEFSNFSWFSMMFGAGLGVGLMVYATAEPMGLWGSNPITVAGGVEGNTEAALTSAYRYTFLHYGFHAWAIYVVTGLALAYYAYTRDMPLTIRSALTPVLGRFANGFIGHIIDVLGVLATILGVSVTIGFGVSQLVDGIYAISGMEWLMNGEETPAPSKVGLIAALCVVMTLSILSAVSGVGRGVKYLSNLNLVLSLVLLLVFVVFGSFVFAMTTYATALFDYILHFLSLSFESYGPETLEGFLATAPSAIGSLPAADQAAVFAASIDPWGSLASFSEALPESVSALESPDELAAGLYAAGADGRLFGWQSGWTTFYWAWWIAFSPFVGLFLARISKGRSVREFILGAVIAPSLVCFAWMTILGGTAIDLELSGVAQGSIIAASVTAKLFATLEVMLSGGLLSGITIMCVVLILTFLVTSADSGILVMNTIMSGGSAETGVKHRIIWGVLLTFVIGTLLIAGGGGLDALKSAMIIAALPFTVIMGLMVISLTKALYRDSLRDK
- a CDS encoding M24 family metallopeptidase is translated as MTFVIPTVASAPYSPLIRKIDPTRRRVTVNDLLPDGSPNLADRVETGPSDIAFEEWAALGLQPPNLVELREYRLSRLVGELQARDYAGLLMFDPLNIRYATDSTNMQLWATHNPCRACFVSASGYMVLWDFHTCEHLSAHLPLVKEVRHGASFFYFESGDRSEEHAAQFADVVDDLMRQHAGDNRRLAVDRMDFIGVRALEKLGIEVRSGQEVSEHARKIKNSNEINAMRCAIASCEAGIAEMQAILQPGKSEVELWAELQRGNHIRGGEWIETRILSSGPRTNPWFQEAGPRT
- a CDS encoding GntR family transcriptional regulator; protein product: MNKVSTSNKEKLYLDLKRRILTLDLAPGIDLDEVSISKEYGLSRTPLRDVFRQLAGEGYIDIVDNRGAHVSPMDHKTLKEFFQTAPMIYSAISRLAVENATSVQLKELKLVQGRFRQAANKIVVKDLVYFNDRFHSLVGEMADNRYLSISLQRLLVDHARIAHTFYDRKNAKVGNRLKLAVEQHDQMLEAIDKGDAEQAVAVTLDHWELSRSQAELFVNAEPIPLSDMAS
- a CDS encoding dihydrodipicolinate synthase family protein, whose amino-acid sequence is MKFEGIYTPVITPSDTLGRIDYPALEKLLEHLIASGVHGVISGGSTGENYSQTVEERLSLARFTREVLGDRIPLIVGTGTMRTPDSIALAEGAAEMGADAILLGTPPYSVPTERENALNALAIDRAANLPIVLYNYPGRMGVSMGEEFLDRVGSSSNVCAIKESSGDINRVHLLARDYPHIQMSCGMDDQALEFFAWGARSWICAGSNFLPKEHIALYEICANQGDFTTGRKIMSAMMPLMRVLEQGGKFIQCVKYGVEMAGFHTGPMQPPLKGLNKDEKRQMEQVVRVLKNTINNIQAGE